The genomic interval ACAGCTAGCATTTCATTAATCCTTTCCAAAGATCCTCTATTAACCGATATGGGAAAAACCCTCAACATGGGTGGCGCTGGGTGGTACCTGGCCGTCACACTAGACCTGCTTTTAAACCACTTTGTCTGGGAGAAGCAAGCATATAATAAAGGACAAATTCTAGCAAAACCCTTCCTGATCGCAGGAGTCTTTATGCTGGCAACATCTCCGGCAGTCTACTATTTTGGACACCTATATATTGGCGCGGGAAACATCTTGGCCGTCGGGCTAACGCTTCTCGGCTACGGGATTGCCGCCTTTATCTCTATACGTAAAGCCTACAGGTGGCTCCAAGGTGCATAAGACCAATGACGTGGCTTACCTGCTCAGAAACTTAAACAGCGAACTCTTCAACTCGAAACGCTTCATGATAGTTTCGCTACTCTACATATTTGGAAAAATGAAGCTCTCAGAGCTAAGGAAAATACTCGACCTGTCATGGGGAGACCTAGACACCCACATAAAGAAACTAGTTGAACAAGGCTACGTAGAGCTCTGGAAAGAGCCAGGCGAGAAAAAAGTACTGGAGACAG from Thermofilum adornatum carries:
- a CDS encoding MarR family winged helix-turn-helix transcriptional regulator, which encodes MHKTNDVAYLLRNLNSELFNSKRFMIVSLLYIFGKMKLSELRKILDLSWGDLDTHIKKLVEQGYVELWKEPGEKKVLETVAYLTEKGRQEYEKLYDVLRAISSQIETK